The following coding sequences lie in one Arachis hypogaea cultivar Tifrunner chromosome 4, arahy.Tifrunner.gnm2.J5K5, whole genome shotgun sequence genomic window:
- the LOC112743443 gene encoding toll/interleukin-1 receptor-like protein produces the protein MGGSSSSDKGAAVSSHFRYDVFLSFRGYTRLRFTDTLYHALINKRIDTFRDSEELRIGEELEGSLLEAIERSRMSILILCDKYPTSRWCLDELVKIMECSENGRKRLVLPIYFNVAKSDVQYQLNEYAKAMAAHEEKGRYNHKLEAWRSALSEVGKIYGQRCDHNT, from the coding sequence ATGGGAGGTTCATCATCGTCAGATAAAGGTGCAGCAGTATCATCACATTTCAGGTATGATGTTTTTCTGAGCTTTAGAGGCTACACAAGACTCAGATTCACAGACACACTCTATCATGCTTTGATCAACAAAAGAATCGACACCTTCAGAGATAGCGAGGAGCTACGAATAGGGGAGGAGCTCGAAGGTTCTCTTCTTGAAGCCATTGAAAGATCAAGGATGTCAATTCTGATACTTTGTGATAAGTATCCAACTTCGCGGTGGTGCCTTGATGAACTGGTCAAGATCATGGAGTGTTCGGAAAATGGAAGAAAGCGACTGGTGTTACCAATCTATTTCAATGTGGCAAAATCAGATGTGCAGTACCAGCTCAATGAATATGCAAAAGCCATGGCTGCTCATGAAGAaaaaggcagatacaatcacaaGTTAGAAGCATGGAGGTCAGCTTTGTCTGAAGTAGGCAAGATTTATGGTCAACGCTGTGATCACAATACGTGA
- the LOC112743440 gene encoding toll/interleukin-1 receptor-like protein, which yields MADSSDHDSTPLSYFKYDVFLSFRGYTRFGFTDTLYHALINNRIDTFRDSEELRIGEELEGALVEAIERSRMSILILCDEYPTSKWCLDELVKIMECSGNGTKRPVLPVYFRVAKSDVQFQKNKYETAMVAHQEKGRNNHKLEAWKSALSQVGKIYGQ from the coding sequence ATGGCAGATTCATCAGATCACGATTCAACACCATTGTCATATTTCAAGTATGATGTTTTTCTGAGCTTTAGAGGTTACACAAGATTCGGATTCACAGACACGCTCTATCATGCTTTGATCAACAACAGAATCGATACCTTCAGAGATAGCGAGGAGCTGAGAATAGGCGAGGAACTGGAAGGTGCTCTTGTTGAAGCAATTGAAAGATCAAGGATGTCAATTCTTATACTGTGTGATGAGTATCCAACTTCCAAGTGGTGCCTTGATGAACTCGTCAAGATCATGGAGTGTTCTGGCAACGGAACAAAGCGACCGGTGTTACCGGTCTATTTCCGTGTGGCAAAATCAGATGTGCAGTTTCAGAAAAATAAGTATGAAACAGCCATGGTTGCTcatcaagaaaaaggaagaaacaaCCACAAGTTGGAAGCATGGAAGTCAGCTTTGTCTCAAGTAGGCAAGATTTATGGTCAATGA
- the LOC112743441 gene encoding toMV resistance protein Tm-2(GCR236)-like gives MILLTTRNDQVAYFSRSKDLHHKLSFMNEEESWKLFSLEVFCGEKCPLELEPIGRSIAKSCKGLPLAIKTIAGFVLKRERSEDAWKEIMNLLPYWCVTEDKESSEAMKGILKFSYDDLPNKLKPCFLYLGIFPADDEIRVRDLIHLWMAEGFIEQIQTGRSEEAPPEPEDIGEQYLKELVDRNLVQVAKRRSDGKGVKTCHIHDLIRQLCISESNNRNNSACRFFFPNNIGSYACSVTCNQSCTRSLLIYGDARGWSHHIPKNCRVNVLYLAKWWVIATATEKEYLKTLKHIRYLRMDYFYGYNKFPSVETLHISEYFLKEFSIGGWKQLRHLHCELCMNLLVDEKQGVKDKMQNVQTLCYVYADSHLESLLDNGYFPNLRTLGLVIIEDPYSFSEPVEENLRSLHRLNNLRKLKLKSNLGFQRVALDEITFPSNLIKITLSGFQILDSIDMKILGRIPRLEVLKLEDVNCMEILDCGSDRSFPRLQVFIMIHVIVERLTLEDSAMPCLRRSVFHKYLQCHRHVCYLTWTICRMCAKTLIPCHDTTHPKSFS, from the coding sequence ATGATACTATTAACTACACGTAATGATCAAGTGGCCtacttttcaaggtcaaaggatCTTCATCACAAGCTTTCCTTTATGAATGAAGAAGAAAGCTGGAAACTGTTCAGTCTTGAGGTGTTCTGCGGAGAAAAGTGTCCTCTGGAACTAGAACCTATTGGAAGATCAATTGCTAAAAGTTGTAAGGGTTTACCATTGGCTATCAAAACCATAGCCGGGTTTGTCTTGAAGAGGGAAAGATCAGAAGATGCATGGAAAGAAATTATGAATTTACTCCCTTATTGGTGTGTTACTGAGGACAAGGAAAGTAGTGAGGCGATGAAAGGGATTTTGAAGTTTAGCTATGATGATTTGCCCAACAAATTGAAGCCCTGCTTCTTGTATCTTGGAATCTTTCCTGCAGATGATGAGATTCGAGTGAGAGACTTAATCCACCTGTGGATGGCAGAAGGGTTCATAGAGCAAATTCAAACTGGAAGATCAGAAGAAGCACCACCAGAACCTGAAGATATTGGTGAGCAATACTTGAAGGAGCTAGTGGATCGTAACTTGGTACAAGTAGCAAAGAGAAGGAGTGATGGCAAAGGCGTGAAAACATGTCACATCCATGATCTCATCCGGCAACTCTGCATTTCAGAGAGCAATAATAGAAACAACAGTGCTTGTAGATTTTTCTTTCCCAACAACATAGGATCCTATGCATGTTCAGTAACATGTAATCAATCATGCACTCGCTCGCTGCTCATTTATGGAGATGCAAGAGGGTGGTCACATCATATTCCAAAAAACTGCCGAGTTAATGTGCTATATCTTGCAAAATGGTGGGTAATCGCTACAGCAACAGAGAAAGAGTACTTGAAAACATTGAAACATATCAGGTACTTGAGAATGGACTATTTTTATGGATATAATAAGTTTCCGAGCGTAGAAACTTtacatatatctgaatattttcTTAAGGAGTTTAGTATTGGGGGGTGGAAGCAACTGAGACATCTTCATTGTGAACTTTGCATGAATTTATTAGTAGATGAAAAACAAGGAGTAAAAGATAAAATGCAGAATGTCCAAACCCTATGTTATGTGTATGCCGATTCACATCTAGAGTCCTTACTCGACAATGGCTACTTTCCCAACTTGAGAACACTTGGTTTAGTGATCATTGAAGACCCATATTCATTTTCGGAGCCTGTAGAGGAAAACTTAAGGAGCCTGCATCGCCTAAACAATCTACGTAAGCTGAAACTTAAGTCTAATCTAGGGTTTCAACGAGTTGCATTAGATGAAATTACATTTCCCTCAAATCTAATCAAGATTACATTGTCAGGCTTTCAGATTTTGGATTCCATAGACATGAAAATCTTGGGACGAATTCCCAGACTTGAAGTTTTAAAATTAGAAGATGTAAATTGTATGGAAATCCTTGATTGTGGTAGTGATAGGAGCTTTCCGCGGCTTCAAGTGTTTATAATGATACATGTGATTGTAGAACGTCTTACCTTAGAAGATAGTGCAATGCCTTGCCTTCGACGTTCGGTCTTCCATAAGTATTTACAATGTCATAGACATGTATGCTATTTAACCTGGACTATTTGTAGAATGTGTGCAAagactctaataccatgtcatgataccactcatcccaaaagcttcagctgA
- the LOC112744823 gene encoding protein NSP-INTERACTING KINASE 1-like has translation MEAPISMGTPRGRASGRGRGGGVLLLLPCSVAFFLFFSTATALLSPKGVNFEVQALMGLKNSLVDPHGVLDNWDSDAVDPCSWTMITCSAENLVIGLGTPSQFLSGTLSPTIGNLTSLRIVMLQNNNITGPIPSELGKLPKLQTLDLSNNFLSGEIPPSLGHLRSLQYMRLNNNSLHGELPESLANMTQLTFLDLSYNNISGPIPRILAKSFNIIGNPLVCTTGKEPNCHGMTLMPISMNLNGTEGDEGGYSRGARAAFGKNPSGAPYYVGISDLSTGRRRRGRGGVKPPPPPPLPSAVGSSYKSLHKLLLLCYVVLTL, from the exons ATGGAAGCTCCAATTTCAATGGGGACTCCAAGAGGAAGAGCAagtggaagaggaagaggaggaggagttcttcttcttcttccatgttctgttgcatttttcttgttttttagcACTGCAACTGCTTTGCTTTCTCCCAAAGGAGTAAACTTTGAAG TTCAAGCTTTAATGGGGTTAAAGAACTCACTGGTGGATCCTCATGGTGTTTTGGATAATTGGGATTCTGATGCTGTTGATCCTTGTAGCTGGACTATGATTACTTGTTCTGCAGAGAACTTGGTGATTGGATT GGGTACTCCAAGTCAATTTTTATCTGGTACTCTTTCTCCAACCATAGGAAACTTAACCAGCCTTCGGATTGT GATGCTTCAGAATAACAACATAACTGGACCAATCCCTTCAGAGTTGGGAAAACTACCTAagcttcaaactcttgatctCTCTAATAACTTCCTCAGTGGTGAAATTCCCCCCTCACTTGGTCACTTGAGAAGTTTGCAATACAT GAGGCTCAATAATAACAGTCTTCATGGTGAATTGCCAGAATCATTGGCTAATATGACACAGCTTACTTTTCT TGACTTGTCCTACAACAACATCAGTGGCCCTATACCAAGAATTTTAGCTAAATCCTTCAA CATTATTGGAAATCCCCTTGTTTGTACAACTGGAAAAGAACCAAACTGCCATGGCATGACACTGATGCCAATATCCATGAACTTAAATGGTACCGAAG GTGATGAGGGAGGATATAGTAGAGGAGCAAGAGCTGCTTTTGGCAAGAATCCAAGTGGAGCACCTTATTATGTTGGAATAAGTGATCTATccacaggaagaagaagaagaggaagaggaggagtaaaacCCCCACCTCCACCTCCTCTTCCTAGTGCTGTTGGCTCCTCCTACAAAAGCTTGCATAAACTCCTTCTTCTCTGTTATGTAGTATTAACATTGTAA
- the LOC112798112 gene encoding disease resistance protein RPP13-like, which translates to MAGSSSDHDETPLSYFKYDVFLSFRGHTRREFTDALYHALVNKRIETFRDSEKLRIGEELEGALVEAIERSRMSILILCDEYPTSKWCLDELVKIMECSGNGTRRPVLPVYFRVAKSDVQFQKNKYETAMADHEEKGRNNHKLEAWKSALSEVGKIYGQRCDHKTAWGEAIDNIVEEVTTRLPPPPLYIDRPLGCDSELEEAKSILEIGSHATCFMLGIHGDGDEISKFVAELYNKIRPHFVTASFLSNISEKTNESGGGLEHLQETLLSEMGEEVRTKIGSTFKGSSEIKRRLGQKRVLLVLDDVDSIQQLDSLARRTDWFGPGSRIIITTRYEDVLDDHILNNGVEVKKYCITEGSSSTVKEENVVGLEKDFEIVINQLKEEGSPGNVVSIVGMGGLGKTTLARKIYNSDEVKMLFPCRAWATVSKDYSGKEVFKSLLKCLKPSASKFEDSSSEEELKQKVKKCLKGKKYLVVLDDVWDSKAWRTIKNCFPENNNGGMILVTTRNDQMAYVSESKEPHHKLSFMDKERSWELFHKEVFCRRNCPPELESIGRSIVETCKGLPLAIKTTAGLVAKRERSEDAWEEIMNLLPYWSVADEDSSEEMMELLKFSYDDLPNKMKPCFLYLGVFPEDEEIWVRDLIRLWIAEGFIEPIQTGRSKSPPQLEDIGEQYLKELVDRNLVQVAKRRSDGKGVKICQIHDLFRELCISESNKPDNNNNNARRLSFPGDTGSYSCLLTCNQSCTCSLFVYGDDTQEWPHHIPEDCRVNVIYFADGFTDLNEYFKELKSLKFLKMFYFESYELCKLQSLKTCHVMMIIEKDLSIGRLKQLRHLRCENGLNLSVDEEVVKDKMQNLQTLCYVSADSQLGSLLDNGCFPNLRKLGVSINKDQGSPEENLRSLHCLNNLRKLVLMFEECWVPLDRIAFPSNITKISLSSFKDLKSKDMNTLGQIPSLQILKLRFGSCEEETLNCGAAGSFLRLQVFIMDGVNITCLTSEEGVMPRLRRAVFYNCPDLKEVTKQMRSLGSNLEFIEYDVNHGLSLG; encoded by the exons ATGGCAGGTTCATCATCAGATCATGATGAAACACCGTTGTCATATTTCAAGTATGATGTTTTTCTGAGCTTCAGAGGCCACACAAGACGCGAATTCACAGACGCACTCTATCATGCTTTGGTCAACAAAAGAATCGAGACTTTCAGAGATAGCGAGAAGCTCAGAATAGGTGAGGAACTTGAAGGTGCTCTTGTTGAAGCAATTGAAAGATCAAGGATGTCAATTCTTATACTGTGTGACGAGTATCCAACTTCCAAGTGGTGCCTTGATGAACTCGTCAAGATCATGGAGTGTTCCGGCAACGGAACAAGGCGACCTGTGTTACCGGTCTATTTCCGCGTGGCAAAATCAGATGTGCAGTTTCAGAAAAATAAGTATGAAACAGCCATGGCTGAtcatgaagaaaaaggaagaaacaaCCACAAGCTGGAAGCATGGAAGTCAGCGTTGTCTGAAGTAGGCAAGATTTATGGTCAACGCTGTGATCACAAAAC AGCATGGGGAGAGGCTATTGACAACATTGTTGAAGAGGTCACAACAAGGCTTCCTCCTCCGCCTCTGTATATCGACCGTCCACTTGGATGTGATTCTGAACTTGAGGAGGCAAAATCAATTCTAGAGATTGGTTCTCATGCTACCTGTTTCATGCTGGGAATTCATGGAGATGGTGACGAAATAAGCAAATTTGTTGCAGAGCTGTATAACAAGATTAGGCCTCACTTTGTAACTGCAAGTTTTCTTTCCAATATCAGTGAGAAAACAAATGAAAGTGGTGGTGGCCTAGAACATCTACAAGAAACTCTTCTTTCTGAGATGGGAGAGGAGGTCAGGACTAAGATTGGAAGCACATTCAAAGGATCCTCTGAAATAAAACGAAGACTAGGCCAAAAAAGAGTTCTTCTGGTTTTGGATGATGTTGATAGTATACAACAACTGGATTCACTAGCTAGAAGAACTGATTGGTTTGGTCCTGGTAGTAGGATCATTATAACAACAAGATATGAAGATGTGCTAGATGATCATATTTTGAACAATGGTGTTGAGGTTAAGAAATATTGCATCACTGAAGGAAGTAGTTCTACTGTGAAGGAAGAAAATGTAGTGGGATtggagaaagattttgaaattgtgaTTAATCAACTCAAGGAAGAAGGTTCTCCTGGGAATGTTGTTTCCATTGTTGGCATGGGTGGGTTAGGCAAGACCACCCTTGCTCGAAAGATCTACAATAGCGATGAGGTGAAGATGTTATTCCCTTGCCGTGCATGGGCAACTGTGTCGAAGGATTACAGTGGAAAGGAAGTTTTTAAGAGCCTTCTCAAGTGTCTGAAGCCATCTGCATCTAAATTTGAAGATTCAAGTAGTGAAGAGGAGCTAAAGCAGAAGGTAAAGAAATGTCTGAAAGGAAAAAAGTACTTGGTAGTCCTTGATGATGTTTGGGACAGTAAAGCATGGCGCACTATAAAGAATTGTTTCCCAGAAAACAACAATGGTGGCATGATACTAGTAACTACTCGGAATGATCAGATGGCCTATGTTTCAGAGTCAAAGGAACCTCATCACAAGCTTTCCTTTATGGATAAAGAAAGAAGTTGGGAACTGTTTCACAAGGAGGTTTTCTGCAGAAGAAATTGTCCTCCtgagctagaatctattggcagaTCAATTGTTGAAACTTGCAAGGGTTTACCATTGGCTATCAAAACAACAGCTGGGCTTGTTGCAAAGAGGGAGAGGTCAGAGGATGCATGGGAAGAAATCATGAATTTACTCCCTTATTGGAGTGTTGCTGATGAGGATAGTAGTGAGGAGATGATGGAGCTTTTGAAGTTTAGCTATGATGATTTGCCCAACAAAATGAAGCCATGCTTTCTATATCTTGGGGTGTTTCCTGAAGATGAAGAGATTTGGGTGAGAGACTTAATTCGTCTATGGATAGCAGAAGGGTTCATAGAGCCAATCCAAACTGGAAGATCAAAATCACCACCACAACTTGAAGATATCGGTGAGCAATACTTGAAGGAGCTAGTGGATCGTAACTTGGTACAAGTGGCAAAGAGAAGGAGTGATGGCAAAGGCGTGAAAATATGTCAGATCCATGATCTCTTCCGGGAATTGTGCATATCAGAGAGCAACAAACCtgataacaacaataacaatgctCGTAGACTGTCCTTTCCTGGGGATACAGGATCCTATTCATGTTTACTAACATGTAATCAATCATGCACTTGTTCCTTGTTCGTTTATGGAGATGATACACAAGAGTGGCCACATCATATTCCAGAAGATTGCAGAGTTAATGTGATATATTTTGCAGATGGGTTCACAGATCTAAATGAGTATTTCAAGGAGTTGAAAAGTCTTAAGTTCTTGAAAATGTTCTACTTTGAATCATATGAGTTATGTAAGCTTCAGAGTTTAAAAACGTGTCATGTGATGATGATCATTGAGAAAGACCTAAGTATTGGGAGGTTAAAGCAACTGAGACATCTTCGTTGTGAAAATGGCTTGAATTTATCAGTAGATGAAGAAGTAGTAAAAGATAAAATGCAGAATCTCCAAACACTATGTTATGTGTCTGCCGATTCGCAACTAGGGAGCTTACTCGACAATGGTTGCTTTCCCAACCTGAGAAAACTGGGTGTAAGTATAAATAAAGACCAAGGTTCACCTGAAGAAAACTTAAGGAGCCTGCACTGCCTAAACAACCTACGTAAGCTGGTACTTATGTTTGAAGAATGTTGGGTTCCATTAGATAGAATTGCATTTCCTTCAAATATTACCAAAATTTCCTTGTCAAGCTTTAAGGATTTGAAATCTAAAGATATGAATACCTTGGGACAAATTCCCAGCCTTCAGATTTTAAAACTGAGATTTGGAAGCTGTGAGGAAGAAACTCTTAATTGTGGTGCTGCTGGGAGCTTTCTGCGGCTTCAAGTGTTTATCATGGACGGTGTGAATATCACATGTCTTACATCAGAAGAAGGTGTGATGCCTCGTCTTCGCCGTGCCGTCTTCTATAACTGCCCTGACTTGAAGGAGGTTACTAAACAAATGCGTTCATTGGGTAGTAACTTGGAGTTTATAGAATATGATGTTAATCATGGTTTATCTCTTGGGTAG
- the LOC112744821 gene encoding small ribosomal subunit protein eS21y, with protein MQNEEGQITELYIPRKCSATNRLITAKDHASVQINIGHLDESGLYNNTFSTFALCGFIRAQGDADSALDRLWQKKKAEKQQ; from the exons atgcAGAACGAGGAGGGACAGATCACTGAGCTCTACATTCCTAGGAAGTG CTCTGCAACAAACAGGTTGATAACTGCAAAGGACCATGCGTCAGTTCAGATCAACATTGGTCACTTGGATGAGAGTGGTCTCTACAATAACACCTTCTCCACATTTGCCCTCTGCGGCTTCATTCGCGCTCAG GGTGATGCCGACAGTGCACTAGACCGCTTGTGGCAGAAGAAGAAAGCCGAGAAGCAGCAGTAG
- the LOC112743442 gene encoding disease resistance protein RPP13-like: MAASPSDHDSTALSYFKYDVFLSFRGHTRCEFTDALYHALVNKRIETFRDSEKLRIGQELEGALVEAIERSRMSILILCDEYPTSKWCLDELVKIMECSGNGTKRPVLPVYFRVAKSDVQFQKNKYETAMAAHEEKGRNNHKLEAWRSALSEVGKIYGQRCDQKTAWGEAIDNIVEEVTKRLPPLPLYIDRPLGCDSELEEAKSLLEIGSHVTCFMLGIHGDGDEISKFVAELYNKIRPHFVTASFLSNISEKTNESGGGLEHLQETLLSEMGEEVRTKIGSTFKGSSEIKQRLGRKRVLLVLDDVDSIQQLDSLARRTDWFGPGSRIIITTRYEDVLDDHILNNGVEVKKYCIAEGSSSTVKEENVVGLEKDFEIVINQLKEEDSPGNVVSIVGMGGLGKTTLARKIYNSDEVKMLFPCRAWATVSKDYSGKEVFKSLLKCLKPSASKFEDSSSEEELKQKVKKCLKGKKYLVVLDDVWDSKAWRTIKNCFPENNNGGMILVTTRNDQVAYVSESKKPHHKLSFMDKERSWELFHKEVFCRRNCPPELESIGRSIVETCKGLPLAIKTTAGLVAKRERSEDAWEEIMNLLPYWSVADEDSSEEMMELLKFSYDDLPNKMKPCFLYLGVFPEDEEIWVRDLIRLWIAEGFIEPIQTGRSKSPPQLEDIGEQYLKELVDRNLVQVANRRSDGKGVKTCQIHDLFRELCISESNKPDNNIKSAGRLSFPGDIGSYSCLVTCNQSCTCSLFVYDGTREWPHYIPEDCRVNVIYFAYGYTYLNEYLKELESLKFLKMFLCESYELCKLQSLKTCHVMIFKKDLSIGRLKQLRHLRCGTELNLSVDEEVVKDKMQNLQTLCYVSADSQLGSLLDNGCFPNLRKLGVSINKDQGSADENLRSLYCLNNLRKLVLIFGDGCVTLDRIAFPSNITKISLSSFKDLKSKDMNTLGQIPSLQILKLIYGSCEEETLNCGAAGSFLRLQLFIMDSVDITCLTSEEGVMPRLRRAVFYNCPDLKEVTKQMRSLGSNLEFIEYDVNHRLSLGGSNL; encoded by the exons ATGGCAGCTTCACCATCAGATCACGATTCAACAGCATTGTCATATTTCAAGTATGATGTTTTTCTGAGCTTCAGAGGCCACACAAGATGCGAATTCACAGACGCACTCTATCATGCTTTGGTCAACAAAAGAATCGAGACTTTCAGAGATAGCGAGAAGCTCAGAATAGGCCAGGAACTGGAAGGTGCTCTTGTTGAAGCAATTGAAAGATCAAGGATGTCAATTCTTATACTGTGTGACGAGTATCCAACTTCCAAGTGGTGCCTTGATGAACTCGTCAAGATCATGGAGTGTTCCGGCAACGGAACAAAGCGACCGGTGTTACCGGTCTATTTCCGTGTGGCAAAATCAGATGTGCAGTTTCAGAAAAATAAGTATGAAACAGCCATGGCTGCtcatgaagaaaaaggaagaaacaaCCACAAGTTGGAAGCATGGAGGTCAGCGTTGTCTGAAGTAGGCAAGATTTATGGTCAACGCTGTGATCAGAAAAC AGCATGGGGTGAGGCTATTGACAACATTGTTGAAGAGGTCACAAAAAGACTTCCTCCTTTGCCTCTGTATATCGACCGTCCACTTGGATGTGATTCTGAACTTGAGGAGGCAAAATCACTTCTAGAGATTGGTTCTCATGTTACCTGTTTCATGCTGGGAATTCATGGAGATGGTGATGAAATAAGCAAATTTGTTGCGGAGCTGTATAACAAGATTAGGCCTCACTTTGTAACTGCAAGTTTTCTTTCCAATATCAGTGAGAAGACAAATGAAAGTGGTGGTGGCCTAGAACATCTACAAGAGACTCTTCTTTCTGAGATGGGAGAGGAGGTCAGGACTAAGATTGGAAGCACATTCAAAGGATCCTCTGAAATAAAACAAAGACTAGGCCGAAAAAGAGTTCTTCTGGTTTTGGATGATGTTGATAGTATACAACAACTGGATTCACTAGCTAGAAGAACTGATTGGTTTGGTCCTGGTAGTAGGATCATTATAACAACAAGATATGAAGATGTGCTAGATGATCATATTTTGAACAATGGTGTTGAGGTTAAGAAATATTGCATCGCTGAAGGAAGTAGTTCTACTGTGAAGGAAGAAAATGTAGTGGGATtggagaaagattttgaaattgtgaTTAATCAACTCAAGGAAGAAGATTCTCCTGGGAATGTTGTTTCCATTGTTGGCATGGGTGGGTTAGGAAAGACTACCCTTGCTCGAAAGATCTACAATAGCGATGAGGTGAAGATGTTATTCCCTTGCCGTGCATGGGCAACTGTTTCCAAGGATTACAGTGGAAAGGAAGTTTTTAAAAGCCTTCTCAAGTGTCTGAAGCCGTCTGCATCTAAATTTGAAGATTCAAGCAGTGAAGAGGAGCTAAAGCAGAAGGTGAAGAAATGTCTGAAAGGAAAAAAGTACTTGGTAGTCCTTGATGATGTTTGGGACAGTAAAGCATGGCGCACTATAAAGAATTGTTTCCCAGAAAACAACAATGGTGGCATGATACTAGTAACTACTCGTAATGATCAGGTGGCTTATGTTTCAGAGTCAAAGAAACCTCATCACAAGCTTTCCTTTATGGATAAAGAAAGAAGTTGGGAACTGTTTCACAAGGAGGTTTTCTGCAGAAGAAATTGTCCTCCtgagctagaatctattggcagaTCAATTGTTGAAACTTGCAAGGGTTTACCATTGGCTATCAAAACCACAGCTGGGCTTGTTGCAAAGAGGGAGAGGTCAGAGGATGCATGGGAAGAAATCATGAATTTACTGCCTTATTGGAGTGTTGCTGATGAGGATAGTAGTGAGGAGATGATGGAGCTTTTGAAGTTTAGCTATGATGATTTGCCCAACAAAATGAAGCCATGCTTTCTATATCTTGGGGTGTTTCCTGAAGATGAAGAGATTTGGGTGAGAGACTTAATCCGTCTATGGATAGCAGAAGGGTTCATAGAGCCAATCCAAACTGGAAGATCAAAATCACCACCACAACTTGAAGATATCGGTGAGCAATACTTGAAGGAGCTAGTGGATCGTAACTTGGTACAAGTGGCGAACAGGAGGAGTGATGGCAAAGGCGTGAAAACATGTCAGATCCATGATCTCTTCCGGGAATTGTGCATATCAGAGAGCAACAAACCGGATAACAACATTAAAAGTGCTGGTAGACTGTCCTTTCCTGGGGATATAGGATCCTATTCATGTTTAGTAACATGTAATCAATCATGCACTTGTTCCTTGTTCGTTTATGATGGTACACGAGAGTGGCCACATTATATTCCAGAAGATTGCCGAGTTAATGTGATATATTTTGCATATGGGTACACATATCTAAATGAGTATTTGAAGGAGTTGGAAAGTCTCAAGTTCTTGAAAATGTTCCTCTGTGAATCATACGAGTTATGTAAGCTTCAGAGTTTAAAAACGTGTCATGTGATGATCTTTAAGAAAGACCTAAGTATTGGGAGGTTAAAGCAACTGAGACATCTTCGTTGTGGAACTGAGTTGAATTTATCAGTAGATGAAGAAGTAGTAAAAGATAAAATGCAGAATCTCCAAACACTATGTTATGTGTCTGCCGATTCACAACTAGGGAGCTTACTCGACAATGGTTGCTTTCCCAACCTGAGAAAACTGGGTGTAAGTATAAATAAAGACCAAGGTTCAGCTGACGAAAACTTAAGGAGCCTGTACTGCCTAAACAACCTACGTAAGCTGGTACTTATATTTGGAGATGGTTGTGTTACATTAGATAGAATTGCATTTCCTTCAAATATTACCAAAATTTCCTTGTCAagctttaaagatttgaaatctaaaGATATGAATACCTTGGGACAAATTCCCAGCCTTCAGATTTTAAAACTGATATATGGAAGCTGTGAGGAAGAAACTCTTAATTGTGGTGCTGCTGGGAGCTTTCTGCGGCTTCAATTGTTTATCATGGACAGTGTGGATATCACATGTCTTACATCAGAAGAAGGTGTGATGCCTCGCCTTCGCCGTGCAGTCTTCTATAACTGCCCTGACTTAAAGGAGGTTACTAAACAAATGCGTTCATTGGGTAGTAACTTGGAGTTTATAGAATATGATGTTAATCATCGTTTATCTCTTGGGGGTAGTAACTTGTAG